The stretch of DNA GCTCTTCTTGTGAATTCAGTCATTTTTGGTCTTCATACTTTTTGGGGGGCTAGTGTGTTGCTCCCAAAAGGCATTGCTAAAAGAATTATCAAGCTTTGTAAGGATTTCCTTTGGGGTATTGATGATGGGTCTAGAAGACATGTCTTTCTCAAGTGGCAGTTGCTATGCTCCCCAAAATTAGAGGGGGGATAGGCATAAAAGAGGTACTAAGCTGGCATTGTGCGCAAATGATGAAATgggtttggaaaatcttttataGACCCCATTGTATCTGGACCAGATGGATTTCCACTTATGTTCTGAAAGGAACTAGTTTGTGGGATGCTCAGCAGACTGTTTCTAACTCTTGGTACTGGAATAATGTACTGAAAATGAAAGACCTTCTCCTGGGACTTGCAGGTTCTCCTGATTAGGCTCTCCATCTGCTTGATGCCTGTACTGCTCAGATGAAGTATAGAACAGATACCATGTATGGCTATCTCAGGACTAGGAGACCATTAGTTCCCTGGGCTCCTTTGATTCATGGGACTGGAAGCCACCCCAAGCATTCTTTTACTGGTATGTTGGTTATGAATAATGGGTTGCCTAATCTGGATAAGCTGATCTCCCGGGGTATGTGTTTTATCAACAGATGTGTACTCTGTGAATGTAGCTATGAAGATATCCCTCACTTGTTTTTCGAATGTGAATTCTCTAAGAGTGTTTTGATTGTTGTTGCTCAATGGGTTCAGATGCCCCTGGGCTCCTTTTCTCTGGCTCAGATTATGCAGACTAATCTCCCTACTCGTAGAAATGTCAAGCAACATGCTAGTTTGCTGGCTACTATCTACTACTTATGGAAGGAACGGAATGATAGGAGTTTTAAGGGTCCTAAGTCAACTGTGGACGCTTTAAGTATAGTCATTAGGAAAGTTGTAACTTTACGCTTGTATGGTTCTAATGTTTCTTAGGCTGCTGTGTAGGATGTTTGTTCTTTTTTATCTTTCTTAGGGGGCTTTTAGGGTCTCCTTTGTAGGAAAGAGTGGCAAGGATCTTGTACTTATGGTTTTATCATGAAATAATAAGATCTAAAActtttctgaaaaaaaaaaataataataataataataataataataatatataaatgtggGTGTGAGTGAGTAGGTGGTATGAGTGTTGTTGAATTTTGATTGGTCGAGATTAAGAATACTCTTACATATGAAAATGGGACGGTCTATTGCTAGACGGAAATTCGTCTTAATCCTACTATAGTTTAAGACGGAGCTTAATTATTATTACTGTCGCTATTAAATTATCCGactaaaaatatgtatacataaatCCTTATATAAGTTATGcctcaaaatataatttaataatacgtatttttatacaaatgagcatttatatattacctttataaaaatcgtgtttgaaataaaattaattaaattgaataattcaaaaatataaaataaagtaataagacggtttaataaattttaaaatgtCGAATTTCCCTCGActtgggaaattcgcgggtgttacacctaatcagtaaagttaattattgtatattgatacaagttaattaattccttaaataagaacaatttatatttatgagaggaaatagtatcttattgtaattcgattaaataagattcgttttagtaatattttattactaaaaattttttaatgaaacaatagagataagaatgaatggttaattataattataatatgttgtgaattatattaacatgtcccattttatactatgtaattgtgaattactagacaatttgttatatgtaattcaattaattagtataatgatatttaatatgttaaatatgcattagatTTAATTAAagacatgttacatgctacatgtgacacattgtgtgacaaatgacaaattgacaaaataaaatggatgtccattttatgtaaTGGACCGAAAATGATGGAGGAAATAGAGGTTAGTGGGTTGTTTGTTTATTGAGACTAAATAAGCAAAATAATTACCTAGTCTAATAGGCATGCATACTTATCACATTGATTAGAACAATTGTGAGAATATATATGATAGGTTCCCCAAAAggaacaccccccccccccccggctcagtctgtatgctataccaccccggGCCACCTAGGACAGTCtatcgaaggtggtgaagccggcgaaagaggttcaccgttgaggcctcccctttaaagagacataaccatacaaagccaataatcgtcctgatggccaacggatgcagttgagccacggcgacattcatggctttaattatggccacgacgtattcattcaaaggaaaccggagcccatactccaggtgtctgatgtatacgccaatacaaccttcgggagggcaacagacggcctgaccctcctcagggataacaattctataccccctgccgaaggagtaatggtgttcaaaaagttcagaaccggaataactggcgaacttgttcgtccaggcacggtcaggactgatcgagcaggcatcaccGTGCCACGAAACAAGCGGCCTCTCTACGGCAGAAGGGGtcacctcatcatcatcatcatcctcaaaaccctccaaaaattttggatcaatctcaggagaaagcggcttgggacccccaaatcctatcggggtgacaaccagtgcctcctcttcatcaggacgcgacggttcgccccccggcgcagaggtactaGGTGGAGCATCCGCAGAAGACATAGTGataacaaaaacttaacaattaaaaagttggaaaaatttgtttgtttaccttggaaaagtgctacgccgagtaacgctttgaagactagagagaagtttcttcgaaaaactaagagagaggaaatttttttttgagaaaatgaagtttgatggccaaaaaacagggcacactgctctatttatagagcaaagcccatgaaacggaccaatcagggcaaagcccatgaaacatcgatcaatcaatgccaagccacgcgtcaagcatgcagccatggaatgtcaatcgacatacagttacaaatcttcttcaacacgctccttagtattacttgctaacggccagctaatcaacaaagcaaagacagcaccggccgggggcaatcaaaagtacagacggcactctcaaccttggtctcggccagtgccactttcttttccacataggatgtccattacacatccatgtggaggggggatatggtacggccctgaatgtaaccaagccgaggaagaagaagcgggaaaaattcaacttgcgcagaatacgctcaacactcatcgaaggtccataccacggcatagactacgctaggggcaaattgatggggcatattctcgcaccacgaccgagtcaacatattgagcaaggtcaaagtcaaaagacaaagaagtcaacgtattagacaaatTTAAACCGACTCAaatgtcggcctgtcacttgggtctcggctaagcaactagccagccgggagacatatccgcatactcacatccaagtcccctcggcatggagtcaaccaggccagccggcctgccatgggtccctcggccgagggtagaacagtctttccacctactctgccacttggccactacgtgacaaaaggtgaaagtctataaatactcctcaatcctcattgagaaaacgatcgaataatccacaattcatccataaaactcactattaatctggtattaactcccttatctctctacaaaatactttgccaagtaacacacaacttaatctctttaagtttactgacttgagcgtcggagtgagtacgctcggtaccaagccgagccctcagtttgttcatctttacaggagagaccgagaggaagagataagaaaagacgtcattcatcaagcttacgtggtcacaaactctgcttcggaattacacccggaacaattggcgccgtatGTGGGGATTAGATACTAAAAGCTAATCAtctaccttacaaaaaaaaaatcattcaaagagctaagaagatgtcaaaacagccagaactggtgagtgtagaaactgaattctaccaggatgagacattccctaattctgagatcgggcagtcccccaccggccgagtgattgagccggtgaagtacgggatgccaagagagacagaaacaccgctgccgaccgtccaagtcactgtcatgggacatgtggtcgatgcagccaaactgaagctattcctgaACCTGATGGGCGGTATGCCGGTCACCCCTGTCACGACGAGCGGTGGCGGCGCCTCCACCGTGACCAGGGCCCACAAAgtaactccgaacaacttgaccggagtaatacaaggagctgggcatgcaaggacgccggcggagcccgtgttgccagtggcagaccaaagtccttcccccactcgtgggaggacagcgtcgccgcggcaataacgaggccacccccgaagaaatgaagaaagaagtccgactctccaaagtcagacaacaagaagcccttcccgccacggggagagaagccggactaggattgcgaggagccgatcgccgcgtgtcattcggcacgtggtcagacagcccctcaatgcctttgtcctcgaagtcccggtgccgaccaaactgaagtcgcgccctatcatacaaaggggatagcgacccaaccgaccacgccgaggctttcgagtcgtacatgtcggtatgggagcagcctgatgaggtgtggtgccgagtcttcccaacgaccctccatGGCATGTCTCAGAGTtagtacaaggggctacctaatggctcggtgtactgttatgccgacctaagggacagtTTCATAGCCCAATACGCTTGCAACAaacgaagggccgtggagacatcagatctcctgactatccgacagggggaggacgagtccctccggagctacgtcaagagattcgacgctaaggttcagcagattcgtgagctgaacaccgaactggcggccttcacactgatgaaaggcctgccgaaaggcgagttcaaaaatgagcttatcaagtgcgaggacctcaacctagactccgccagaaagatggtcgaccgagccataaaggtggaggactatcacaagacctgggtaggccacagtgaagctgggcacccagagaggaggagccgccgggacaacgtagacGAAGGAtgccgtgacatgaataggtcacggcctgagagatttaacaggaaacagaactcaacgggcgccggggggagttcgggaccatacaccccgaaGCGGTACATCGGTCttacccccctggtcaaatcaccggccgaggtctttgttCTAAGCAAGAACGAAGGGctatgggcaaggccccccaaggcgaggggggacggcgaccttagccagttctgcgactaccacggccaacccggccataagaccgacaactgtcggcatctgaggaacgccatcgaggagctaatccgaaaaggggccctcagcaagtatgtagctggaggccaggaaacaagctccgacggggcgaatagaaaatcagtattccagcgcatgggagtgatccaggttttCATCGGAGGAAACGAAAatggtgggtcagctaatgggcacaaacggcacctgaatgagctataccaagccattaactttgtgcccaaaacagcgacccccgcttccaccgtccccgatataaccatcggaaagaaggactacgaaggagtcatcgccccgcacagcgaccctctcgtagtccacctagacatagccaaccacttggtgaagaggtgcctgattgacacaggcgcctacacgaacatcatgttcaaggagtgctttctcaatctcggtctgaagattgaagacctcagcccctgcaccaacccgttgttGCTACCTTCTCCGGCCGTGGCCTGGTACCCCAGGGTCAATCgatcgccggtgatgttcggccaagcagacgcggccaaaaatgtttggtcagagttcgtggttattgatggttcgtccgcctacaatgtcctcataggccgagtcactttgagcgaggccgatgatgtgatgtccatccgggccctgacattgatgtatgtctcggaccggggggaagtgcaaaagctcgtctcaaaggacgaaagagacgaaattgtcaatgtccaaatatctgccagagggtgcaacatgcaatccctcaaagtggcaaagaagtcagagaagggaaagagcccatccttacaacaggagggtgatccgatgagcaccaacaacgtcggcatggtcgaaggagcccagaccgaggaagtagaaattgacccagggcgcaccgtaatcgcggtgtcggcctggagccaaaattcagagccgatctcctagacctgccgaggaagaacaaagacgtcttcgcgtactcggcgccgagatgccaggcgtgagcgggaggtgatcgttcacaagctgaacgtactctccaccgctcgccctgtcaaacagaagatgaggaactcctcggccgaaaaggatgaggccatcaaggccgaggtagataaactattagaggcgggctttatcatgccttgtacttaccctgagtggctaccaaatgttgtaatggtgaagaagtcatcagggggtggaggatgtgtgttgattttacaaatcttaataaagcatgccctaaagattgctatcccttgcctcgaatagatagtttaattgacgcaacggcaggctacactatgctgagcctgctagacgccttctcaggataccatcaggtattcatggccgaggaagacatgcctaagtgcgcattcatcaccatacacggcacatacatgtataaaatgatgccgttcggtttgaaaaacgctggcgcaacttacactaggctggtggacaaattATTTCAAGATcagaaagggcgaaacatcgaggcttacgtcgacgatgctattgtaaaaagcaagtctgacagcgagcacttggccgacttgagcgaaacattttgttcactaaggaaatataagatgaagcttaacccaatgaaatgcaacttcggtgtccgggccggcaagttcctcggcgtacttgtcagcgccaggggaattgatgtcaATCCAGAGAAGATCAAAGCAATattagacctgccggagccgaggaatcgaaaagaggttatgatgctgaccgagaggatggcggctctcgtccgcttcatctctcggtcggccgacaagagcaccccattcttcaaagtgttgaaggggaataaagacttttgctgggggggaggaacagagtgcggctttcaagcaactgaaagcccacctacTAACTCTCCCGACCCCCCCCGTGCCGATCtttgggagacgctatacctatatctagcgattacctcggccacggtcggctGCCGTAATTGTCGAGAAGAAAAAACAagcaagaacacccaatctactttatcgccATACACTCatccgccgaaagaaattacccactgattgaaaaagcggccttcgccgtcgtcgttgccgcaaggaatttaaaaccctacttcgacgcacatcccgtgacggtcttaaccgaccagccattggagaaagccttagaaaaattcgaaaaatcaggcaggcttatcaaatgggcagtggagctatccggcttcggcattcagtacaagccgaggccttcgataaaggggcaagcacttgcagacttcctagccgagtgcacataccaagaagaatcacatcccggtgtgtgggaagtatacaccgacgggtcctccacggcaaacagctcaggagccggcatccttatcatcagccctaacggggacgagtttgagtacgccttgaagtttaccttctcggcctcaaataacgaatccgaatacgaggcggtgataactggagtcgagctagctagagctgccggggcggagcatgttgtgttgaagacagattcactcttagtggctaatcaaatcagaggagagtatgaggctcgagacgacgggatggtgagctacctggaaagagtaaaagccgacactgcaaaattgagatctttccaaatacagtgcatccccaggtctgagaacaaccgagccgattctctctcaaaacttgccagttcaagtatcaagaatgtcagtcgaaccgtgctggtggatatcaggaatgctaaaagcatcactgagaccgtcggcatggtgggcgacatcaaagccgagacgacgtggatgactccgataatgaaatacaaactaacaaaagagttaccggaggaccgcagtctctctcagaagataagaaggatcgccgcaagttactcagtgttcgaaggagagttatacagaaggtctgtaataaggccactcttgaaatgtgtcggcccagccgacgcggagctaatactgacagagattcacgaaggcatctgtggacatcacatgggggcaagaacgctagccacaaagctctccgagccggctacttctggcccaccatacttgaggattccagagcaaagaccaagaagtgcaagaattgtcagatgcatgctccggtgatacatgctccttcccgagacctgcaaccggtgcttagtccccttccatttgcacagtgggggatggatttactagggccatttccgacggcctccggaggaaaaAAGTACCTAATTGTCgtcgttgattacttcaccaaataggtcaaggctgtcgcggtacctgccaagaccacggcggccgtaagaaaggtgatttgggagaacgtcataactcgttttgggcaaccccaagtcatggtatttgaccacggccgagagttttggagcgacatggtgatgaattggttggaggagctcggaatcaaatttgcatactcctccgtctgccaccctcagagcaacgggcaggcggaagcaactaataaaacaatcctaaacgggctaaaaaagaaggtcgaagatctaaagggaatatGGGTTGATGAACTACtcggcgtcctgtggtcacttcgaaccacggagaaagaagcaacggggtacagtccattccaccttgtctatgggtctgaggccgtcctgccaattgaagcagcggtgccgacattcagaacgaaAACCTTTGACctagtcgaaaatgaggaaggcctgagagcctccctagacctggtcgaagaaagtcgagacacggcacggctcaacttggcagtgtatcaaaaccggatgagaagagcatacaaccgtagggtccacaaaagggacttaagagtaggagatctagtcctaagaaagtcggccgccacaaacaaaggaaacgtccatggaaaaatgacggccaactgggaaggaccctacaaggtggtgttgggaaatgtgtcctcaacaatagtgcgatcacatgatttaaatatcattattaaatctcattttgaagaatacaattgggaagtaattttgttactgtcaactggtcaacatatatcggtaatgattggctgactagagtttgacattactgtcgtgtgacggtggtgatcagttgaccccctaggtcatacctaaagggcaatacacttaattgattatttaattaatcgtataacgttacgagttgattaaattacttgaaaattgacggacaattttggaagtaaaatttacgtatcatattgaaatgtgattaaatgagatacggtctgagtaatcgaattgtttcattactcggatgaaattattgtttaagtaaacaatcggaattgaatgaatttttgttgcgatttataaattggtaaaaatatttcggcacaagtaattatgaaattactaaatcaatttttgtatgtgacgtattttattaatacgttgatttttaatatgttaaaaatacatcacaaattatgttacatgtgacatgttacatattgagaaagtgacaaaaataatatggacaccatattatgatatgtaccgaaataatggggtattaGATTaacattgtgttgattaatttattaagtaaacataatgattatctactattctagccatgcaagcctatgaacattgttaagagcaacaacttcatgcattggctcaccccaaaagcccccctaccacccggtttttgagaagaggaaaccatgatggttttctcatatttttacctaataatatacaaaatgttttgtataatattcattcacttgttcatccaaaatttagagttttagagagacaaaatcctctcttcttcttcctcccataaaaaccgaaaatattaagagtacataatatttttgggtccattttctactaagattaatattatactagtacttataatattaattagattaagtgttaagccttgggtataaagcttggggagagatcttatacttagatcttgttcatccataagggaaagctcaagatcaaaagagaaaggtgatctcttttgtgcccttaaatccgaaatcaacaatgtaaggacattatttctcctcttttatattattgtttgcatgcataaaatccgttttaattttatgacaaattaatttagacatatatgagtatgttaatatgtatatgaatctacatttccttcaatcggtatcaagagccacggttgtttgcatgcaaattggttaaaagtttttccgagttatatgaataacaaataaaacttgtaaaatttgtgttattatgatatatcacgaaattattacatgcatgttaatatttctggtcctaaagtgttttaggatattttggttaattgttcggatttttattgttcataatttacaataatggcatttaaatgtgatttt from Silene latifolia isolate original U9 population chromosome 10, ASM4854445v1, whole genome shotgun sequence encodes:
- the LOC141607626 gene encoding uncharacterized protein LOC141607626, which produces MEVLSRLLRRLPRAANFSYHPKCVQLNLTHLVFADDLLVFIRGDLPSVKAVADCLDTFSHFSGLHANPSKTDLYFGGVAETVRDLILDATGNALLVNSVIFGLHTFWGASVLLPKGIAKRIIKLCKDFLWGIDDGWISTYVLKGTSLWDAQQTVSNSWYWNNMKYRTDTMYGYLRTRRPLVPWAPLIHGTGSHPKHSFTGMLVMNNGLPNLDKLISRGMCFINRCVLCECSYEDIPHLFFECEFSKSVLIVVAQWVQMPLGSFSLAQIMQTNLPTRRNVKQHASLLATIYYLWKERNDRSFKGPKSTVDALSIVIRKVVTLRLYGSNVS